The Pseudomonas azotoformans genome has a segment encoding these proteins:
- the tagH gene encoding type VI secretion system-associated FHA domain protein TagH: MNLILLVKSYRDQPMPGDVICRFTEVGGSIGRGPDNDLTLDDPGKYISRVHARIELRGAEFYLTDTGSNPSLVNERPLGNGRERVLEEGDRLVIGDYALEVRLEQPAAVEPEDDALATRILPPLFVPPPPPVAAPLPPLEVPQPLVRNPEVVVPVLLHDDLAGARILEGGSLFDGAMPLSDPLGLNPSLTPAFRGTESDHVAPQLQAFNAPLWQAEPQVIPEDYDPLFGLSTQPTFSPEPHVGAGLLAKNDNAVIQEQPVVLETFASKPAPTLTASNSDDAVLHALLQGLGLPDLHTTRTPTELAQLVGEMLRAATTGTMDVLMARALTKRESHIDMTMIGAYSNNPLKFFPDADSALTQMLGGDSPAYMRPVKAMNASFEDLKAHELAVIAGMRAALGAVVQRFDPARVEQRRTTHGALDKWMPARRKARLWDRLVERYEDLARDADEDLQRLFGELFSKAYEEQVARMRQ; the protein is encoded by the coding sequence ATGAACCTGATCCTGCTGGTCAAAAGCTACCGTGACCAACCGATGCCCGGTGACGTGATCTGCCGGTTTACCGAGGTGGGTGGCTCCATCGGCCGAGGTCCGGACAATGACCTGACCCTGGACGACCCTGGCAAATACATTTCGCGGGTGCATGCGCGCATCGAGCTGCGTGGCGCCGAGTTTTACCTGACTGACACCGGCAGCAATCCCAGCCTGGTCAATGAGCGTCCGCTGGGTAACGGGCGCGAGCGCGTGCTGGAGGAGGGGGATCGCCTGGTGATCGGTGATTACGCCCTGGAAGTGCGCCTGGAGCAGCCAGCCGCCGTCGAACCCGAAGACGATGCCCTGGCGACACGGATCCTGCCGCCGTTGTTTGTACCTCCACCGCCGCCCGTGGCCGCGCCGCTGCCACCCCTGGAAGTGCCCCAGCCGTTGGTGCGCAACCCGGAAGTGGTGGTGCCGGTGCTGCTGCATGATGACTTGGCCGGTGCGCGCATTCTGGAGGGCGGCTCGTTGTTTGACGGGGCGATGCCGTTGTCGGACCCGTTGGGGTTGAATCCATCGCTGACGCCAGCGTTTCGCGGCACTGAAAGTGACCACGTGGCGCCGCAGTTGCAGGCGTTCAACGCGCCGTTGTGGCAAGCGGAGCCGCAGGTGATTCCGGAGGATTACGACCCGTTGTTTGGCCTGTCCACCCAACCCACGTTTTCCCCGGAACCCCATGTGGGAGCGGGCTTGCTCGCGAAGAACGATAACGCGGTCATTCAGGAGCAACCGGTCGTCTTGGAGACCTTCGCGAGCAAGCCCGCTCCCACATTGACCGCGTCCAACAGTGATGACGCTGTGTTGCATGCGTTGCTCCAAGGCCTGGGCCTCCCCGACCTTCACACCACCCGTACCCCCACGGAGCTGGCCCAGTTGGTCGGCGAAATGCTCCGCGCCGCCACCACCGGCACCATGGATGTGCTCATGGCCCGCGCGCTGACCAAGCGCGAAAGCCATATCGACATGACCATGATCGGCGCCTATTCCAACAACCCACTCAAATTCTTCCCCGACGCCGACAGCGCCCTGACCCAGATGCTCGGTGGCGACTCGCCGGCCTATATGCGCCCGGTCAAGGCGATGAACGCCTCATTTGAAGACCTCAAGGCCCATGAACTGGCGGTGATCGCCGGCATGCGCGCGGCCCTTGGTGCGGTGGTGCAGCGCTTTGATCCGGCACGGGTCGAGCAACGCCGCACCACCCATGGCGCGCTGGACAAGTGGATGCCGGCGCGGCGCAAGGCGCGGTTGTGGGACCGTTTGGTGGAGCGCTACGAAGACCTGGCACGGGATGCCGATGAGGATTTGCAGCGGTTGTTTGGTGAGCTGTTTTCCAAGGCTTATGAGGAACAGGTCGCGCGGATGCGGCAATGA